The stretch of DNA CATCACCAGCACTGTTGAAACGCCGTAATCGCTGCACAATTGTTTGATTTTGTCAACTAATGGCGTAATCGGTTCGGCAGATTTGGCAATTAAAGCTTGCATCCGGCGATCGCGGATCATGAAATTCGTTGCCGAAGTATCCTCATCCACCAGTAGCACCTTCGCCCCGGCTTCCAACGCTTCAATAATATTGGCGGCTTGCGAGGTACTACCGCTGGCATTTTCGGTTGAGAAATTCGTTGTACTGCGTCCTTGGGGCAGATGATTGATAAACGGGGAAATATCCACCCCTGCAACGTTGCGCCCATCTTCCGCCCGAATTTTCACGGCTGCGGGTTCGGTGACCACAAATTCTCGCCCATCGCCGGGGATATGATTGTAAACGCCCAACTCAATAGCTTGCAGCAGCGTAGACTTCCCGTGATAGCCGCCCCCCACAATTAGGGTAATGCCTTGAGGAATGCCCATACCTGTCATTTCACCCCGGTTAGGGCAATTCAACGTCACCCGCAGGCTATCGGGAGATTGAAACGGAATGGGTTTATCGGTTAAAGGTTGGGGGTTGATACCGCTGCGACGCGGGAGAATAGCACCATCGGCGATAAAGGCAATTAAACCCTTTTCAGCTAACTGCGATCGCAAAGACTCCGCATCCTCCACCGTTCCCACATGGCGCTGTACCTCTTGGGGGTTCAGACTCGCGTACAGCAACGCCCGATGGACAATATCGGGAACATCCACGCACAGCATCTCCGCTGCTTGGTAGCCGAGGATCGTTCTGCCCCTGGCGGGTAAACCGACTGTAAACCGAATTTCGAGATAATCCTCAAACCATAACGCCGCCGTTCGGCTGACAACCTCTTGGGAGGGTTTGGCAATTTGAATTAAACCGCTTTTTCCCGTGCCTCGGCGGTCGCTAACCTTCTGCGCCACCTGATAAAATTGTCGCGTCAGGTAATCTCGCAGCGCTAAAGTACGAATCGGCGTTTGATAGAGTTCTTCAGGAAACTGAGCGACAGTATGGGGAATTTGAACCCGCAACTGACTTGGAGATGCAAACGGATCGCCTTGGACGTAATCGACTCTTAGGGTAAAGTCCGGAAATGTATAGCGCCCTTGAATATCTTTATAAGCCTTGTAACTGCGATTGTCTAGGCTGTGGAGAAGTCGCTTAAGGCTATCTGAATTGGACATAAATCGCTGCAATCTCAGTTGAAAATCAAGGGAGTCAGTCTTAAGACAGATGCCTTCTGAAGGATTGAGTTTGCTTCCTAAGAATGAGGAAGAAAGGCAAAGCTGACCGCTAGCATAAACTTTAGATTATCAATAATCAACAAAATTCATCAAGAGTTTTGCACAAATTCCTTTGACTTCCCAACG from Desertifilum tharense IPPAS B-1220 encodes:
- a CDS encoding ABC-ATPase domain-containing protein, translating into MSNSDSLKRLLHSLDNRSYKAYKDIQGRYTFPDFTLRVDYVQGDPFASPSQLRVQIPHTVAQFPEELYQTPIRTLALRDYLTRQFYQVAQKVSDRRGTGKSGLIQIAKPSQEVVSRTAALWFEDYLEIRFTVGLPARGRTILGYQAAEMLCVDVPDIVHRALLYASLNPQEVQRHVGTVEDAESLRSQLAEKGLIAFIADGAILPRRSGINPQPLTDKPIPFQSPDSLRVTLNCPNRGEMTGMGIPQGITLIVGGGYHGKSTLLQAIELGVYNHIPGDGREFVVTEPAAVKIRAEDGRNVAGVDISPFINHLPQGRSTTNFSTENASGSTSQAANIIEALEAGAKVLLVDEDTSATNFMIRDRRMQALIAKSAEPITPLVDKIKQLCSDYGVSTVLVMGGSGDYFDVADTIIAMTEYQPADVTAKARAIAESYQTARLAEGGEHFGTITPRTPLANSLDPSRGNRAVKLKVRDVDEMGFGTENIDLSAVSQIIEPGQLRAIAQAMVYAKERYINGDRTLAEILAALSADIAQQGLDVLTPYPQSDLTEFRPLEFAAAINRLRSLQVE